TATTTTATACGGCATAAACCTCTCCGGTCTCGATTTTGCAAGACAGCGCTCAAGTGCCTAACGTAGTTTCGATTACTATCGAAACGAAGTGGCATTTTCTTAAATCCTGGATCGTGACTCCAGTACAAACGCTTTTACTATTTACTTATGAAAGTATTATATCATAAACTTTGATTTTACCCTTTCAACTAGCGTATTTTTCTGTTATAATTCCACTTTGTATGAAAGCCAAAATTCATCCCAACTACAAACATGATGTCACGGTGACCTGTGCTTGCGGCAATACTTTTTTGACTGGTTCAACCATGGATAAAATTACTGTCGATATTTGCAGCCTTTGCCACCCCTTTTATACTGGGGAAATGAAGTTTGTGGATACTCAGGGTCGGGTGGAAAAATTCCAGGCTAAAATGGCTCAAACTAAAGGTCAAAAATACGTTTCCAAGAAAAAACGTAAGCAAGCTGAACTATCTGAAAATCAGGAAGATTTATCTCCAAAATCTTTGAAAGAAATGATTCAACAGCAACGAAAGTCCAGCAAAAAATCAGTTTCCTCTTCTCAGTAACTAATTCTAATTCTCAATCTTTTGCCCAAAACTAAGTATGTGTTTTGCTAGGCAAAAGATAGGTTTATGACAACTATTGATATTCCAGATTACCTAAAACCTCAACTCGAAGCTCTAGAAGCTAAACTAGCGGAAACTAAAGCCATGCTAGCTGATCCAGAGCTGGCCCAAATGGCAGAAGAGGAAATTAAAAACCTTGAAGCTCAAAAAGAAGCTCTGCTTCAAGCTACTAGCAGCAACAGTAGCGATGATGAAACTGAAGAAGGTCAGGAATTTAATCCCAATACGGCTATTTTGGAGATTCGGGGTGCGGCTGGCGGTGAAGAAGCCAAAATTTGGGCAACTGATCTATTGCGCATGTATGTCCGTTTTGCTGAGATAGACGGTTGGAAAGTCGAATCACTTGATGATTTAGTTTTAAAAATTAAAGGCCAAAATGCCTATACTCAGCTGCAGTATGAGTCTGGTGTTCATCGCGTCCAGCGGGTACCGGTCACGGAAAAAAATGGCCGGATCCATACTTCAACTGCTACGGTTGCTATCTTACCTATTGTTCCTAAAACTCAAATTGAGCTCAATCCTAATGACTTAGAGTGGTCATTTTCCCGCGCCGGCGGTCATGGTGGTCAAAACGTCAACAAAGTTTCTACTGCAGTTCGCCTGACCCATAAACCAACTGGGATTGTAGTTTCTTGTCGTCAAGAAAGAACTCAAATGCAAAACCGCCTCATTGCTGAAGATCTACTTCGCTCTCGACTCTGGGAAATTGAAGAAGAAAAACGCTTGTCAACAATAAGTTCGCAGCGTCGTGGTGCCGTAGGTCGTGGTGATCGGTCTGAAAAAATCCGCACCTACAATTACCCTCAAAATCGGGTCACTGACCATCGGATTACTAAGTCATGGTATGATTTGGAAAATATTATTGATGGTCACTTAGAAAAAGTGATTACAGCTTTACAAGAAGCAGATCAGGAGGAAGAAACTATTTCGCAAGCATAATTTATTGCGTATCTGCTTCTCCCAGTGTTACAGTTGTGGTTTTCTTTTCATCCCCACGATAATATTCAACGCTTACCTTTTCCCCAGATTTCATCTGACTAATCAATTTCGCTAGTCCGCCATCGGTATCATTAACTGATTTGCCATTCATTTTAGTAATAATATCGCTTTGCTTGAGTCCGGCTTTGGCGGCTGGAGTACCATCAACTACCTCAACTAAGTAAGCTCCTTCAGGAATTTCGTTTAAAATCGCCAAATCTCGGCTAATCATTTTGTACTTTACTCCCAAAAAAGCTCGATCAAATTTACCAGTTTGGTTAAAGTTATCAATGGCTTCTTTAATAACGTTAATAGGGATCGCAAAAGAGACATTTTCAGCGTTAGTACTGGTAGCTACATTAACCCCAATCACCTGACCGGCTGAATTGAGCAGTGGACCTCCAGAGTTCCCAGGATTGACCGCTGCATCGGTTTGGATCACATTATCTAGCTGTTCGGTGCTAATCCCAAAACCATCACCAGCCGTAATACCCCGACCTAAACCAGAAACTACCCCAGTTGTGACTGTATTGCGAAACTCGCCCAGAGCCGTACCAATGGCAATCACAAATTGTCCTACTTGCAGCTTACTAGAATCACCTAGTGGTAAGGGAGCAATATCAGTAGCACTGGTTTGTAAAATAGCTAAATCTAAGGTTGGATCTCGGTAAATTTTTTCTACTTTGTATTCTTTATTGTCAGTGGAAATAATTTTGTAAGTAGCATCAGTGTCAGAAACGACGTGTTTATTGGTCACAATCAAACCATCTTTACTGACTACAAAACCAGAGCCAATATCTTGCTCAATATTTTGCTCTTCAACTTGTGGTTGCTGTTGCTGTTGCGATCCAAAAAAACCAAAAGGGTCAAACATACTACCAAATGGATTGCCCGTTACTACTCGCTGAGTTTTTTTAATACCAACGGTTATAACCGAAGGAGAGGCTTTTTTAACCACATCAATAGTTAAAGAGTCTTCATTGACCACTTTTTGGATTAGTGGCTGAGACGCATCACTACTCTCACTGCCCTTGCTTAAGATTTGCTTTACTTGAGTTGGCAAAACCTGATCGAGATAGGGATCAATATACAAATAGCCAAAGCGGTTGACTACAATGCCAGCCAAAAGTCCGATGACTAAAATCAGAGCTGCTAGAGGTAGCGATATATTAAAATGAGAATTTTGCTCAGTCATAACGCTCTAATATAACAGGTAACTATGAAGATTTTATGAAGTCACTACTTCTAAGGTAATAGTGGCTTTGGCTTTACCAAATACTAAGGTCTTGGAAAAACTACCCAATTCTTTGATAGGATCAGCTGGTTCTACTTCAAACGAATCTTTAATTTTCAGTTCTTTTTTAATTTGTTTTTTGTCGATACTACCATAAAGTTCCCCTTCTTCGTTGGCAATAGCCTTAATTTTAAACGTTTTGCCATCAAAGCTTTGAGCTAATTTTTTTTGTTTATCTCCTTCAGTTTTCTTTTGTTCAACCTTTTGCTTAGCTTTTTGTGCCATCTGTTTTTTGATCTTATCGGTCACCATAACAGCTAATCCCTGAGGGATTAAATAGTTTAAAGCATAACTGTCTTTGACCTCTTCAATTTGATTAGTTTGTTTGATAAGTACTTGCATAGATTTTTCCTATTTTAACACTTCTTTAGCCGCTTTAGCCAGTTGCACATCAACTGTCGGCTGTTTTTTATCCAGCTCAATAGTGATATCTGGCTCCAAACCTTTTTCATGCACCCAAGTTCCTTTAGGCGTCAGCCACCTGGCAATAGTAATATGAAGCCCAGCTCCATCAGCAAAATCACCGGAAGATTGGATAATTCCTTTACCAAAAGAAGTGGTTCCAATCAGTTTAGCCCGGTCTTGATCTCGCAGCGCTCCGGCTAAAATTTCTGAGGCAGAAGCACTCCCACCATTCATTAAAACCACCAATGGCGTGGTAAGTAGTCGACCTAAACGTTTGGTCGCAAATTCTTTATCAGATTCAATTGAACTTTCCTGTTTTACTACCACAGAATTCATGGGTAGAAATTCAGCCGCTAAATTGACAGCGCCTTGCATATATCCACCCGGATTGTTGCGAATATCCAAAACAATACCCCCTACTTCATCACCTTTTTCTAAAATTTTAGCTACTGATTCATCCCATTGTTCATCAGTTAATTCCCCAAATCTGGATAATTTAAGATCAGCTACTAATTTACCACTAGCAGTAGCTTCGGTCGTAAATTGACCATTAATAACCTGGCCAAAAGCTACTTCAACTGAAGGGACGATGATTTCTTCTCGCTTGATTGTCACTGTGTACGGTTCAGACTCATCTTTATGCAGCAAAGTTAGAGTAACTTCAGTTCCTTCTTTGCCTCTAATCATTTCAACTGCATCATTGATGTTAATATTGTACGTTTCTTCATCAATACCTTTAGCCTTATCAGTAATTTTTAAAACATAGTCTTCAGCTTTAACTCCAGCTTTTTCAGCTGGCATTCCAGAAATAGGAGCAATAACTACAATTTGGTCTTTTTTATAACCTAACTGAATACCAACTCCATAAAATTGGCCGCTTAAATTTTCTTTGGTAGTTTTATTTTCTTTGGGAGGAAAAAAGGCTGTATACGGATCATCAAGTGAGGCTGTCATGCCTTCAATAGCTCCATATACCATTTTCTGATAATTGATACGTTCTTTAAAAAGAAAAGTTCTTTCTAGTTCATCCCAAACTTCCCAAAACATAGTCATGTCGACATTTTTATTAGTTGGTTGACTACGATCAATAGTTTGCGTTCCCGCTACTGATTCTGTGACCTCTTTGCCAGCTACTAACGCGTACACACCTTTGACCGAACGAATCTGATGATTGCCTAAAAACCAACCACCTGCTCCAACCAACATTATGACCACAAGAGTTAAAGCAGTGTTGCGAATAAAACGCAAGGAAATAAGATTTGATTTATTAGGCATAAAACCTTCTTTTTTTTGACCTACAGTAATTTCGTTGCTTACTAGTTTGGTTTCTGACATAGTTTTGCGCAACCCCCTATTCTACCACGCTAGTTGGACTACAAAATATGGAGGATTTTATTGGCACCATCAATCTGCAAAGCTCGCTTATGAAGCAAATTGAGGCTGACATCTTCAGAAAATAGTAGCACACCAAGATGGATTTTGTTTTGAACCTTAGCAAGTTGAGTTTCTGCTTCTGTATCTGTAGCTGCAATTATTATGCCAGCCACATCAACTGCCGAAGCCTGATAAAAGAGTTTAAGTGATGGAAAAGTATGAAACAGCAAAATTTTACCGTGCCATTCCGAGCTCATCGTACTAGTCTCAGATAGGTCTTTAATAAAAAAGCCTTCGCCAGCAGCGGAACCAAAACCGGCTAAAGCCGGGATTTCCTGAGAATTTGTAGGAACTTGACGTTGTTTGGGCTTATCTTCTTCAATTTTTTCTTCAGCTAATCGTTCTACTTCTTGATCTGCTTGGGATTCAACGTAAAGTACTCCTTTTTGATCATCAATACCAACTATTTTCCCAGA
This window of the Candidatus Beckwithbacteria bacterium genome carries:
- the rpmE gene encoding 50S ribosomal protein L31, which produces MKAKIHPNYKHDVTVTCACGNTFLTGSTMDKITVDICSLCHPFYTGEMKFVDTQGRVEKFQAKMAQTKGQKYVSKKKRKQAELSENQEDLSPKSLKEMIQQQRKSSKKSVSSSQ
- a CDS encoding PCRF domain-containing protein, encoding MTTIDIPDYLKPQLEALEAKLAETKAMLADPELAQMAEEEIKNLEAQKEALLQATSSNSSDDETEEGQEFNPNTAILEIRGAAGGEEAKIWATDLLRMYVRFAEIDGWKVESLDDLVLKIKGQNAYTQLQYESGVHRVQRVPVTEKNGRIHTSTATVAILPIVPKTQIELNPNDLEWSFSRAGGHGGQNVNKVSTAVRLTHKPTGIVVSCRQERTQMQNRLIAEDLLRSRLWEIEEEKRLSTISSQRRGAVGRGDRSEKIRTYNYPQNRVTDHRITKSWYDLENIIDGHLEKVITALQEADQEEETISQA
- a CDS encoding PDZ domain-containing protein, with translation MTEQNSHFNISLPLAALILVIGLLAGIVVNRFGYLYIDPYLDQVLPTQVKQILSKGSESSDASQPLIQKVVNEDSLTIDVVKKASPSVITVGIKKTQRVVTGNPFGSMFDPFGFFGSQQQQQPQVEEQNIEQDIGSGFVVSKDGLIVTNKHVVSDTDATYKIISTDNKEYKVEKIYRDPTLDLAILQTSATDIAPLPLGDSSKLQVGQFVIAIGTALGEFRNTVTTGVVSGLGRGITAGDGFGISTEQLDNVIQTDAAVNPGNSGGPLLNSAGQVIGVNVATSTNAENVSFAIPINVIKEAIDNFNQTGKFDRAFLGVKYKMISRDLAILNEIPEGAYLVEVVDGTPAAKAGLKQSDIITKMNGKSVNDTDGGLAKLISQMKSGEKVSVEYYRGDEKKTTTVTLGEADTQ
- the rplI gene encoding 50S ribosomal protein L9 encodes the protein MQVLIKQTNQIEEVKDSYALNYLIPQGLAVMVTDKIKKQMAQKAKQKVEQKKTEGDKQKKLAQSFDGKTFKIKAIANEEGELYGSIDKKQIKKELKIKDSFEVEPADPIKELGSFSKTLVFGKAKATITLEVVTS
- a CDS encoding S41 family peptidase, which produces MSETKLVSNEITVGQKKEGFMPNKSNLISLRFIRNTALTLVVIMLVGAGGWFLGNHQIRSVKGVYALVAGKEVTESVAGTQTIDRSQPTNKNVDMTMFWEVWDELERTFLFKERINYQKMVYGAIEGMTASLDDPYTAFFPPKENKTTKENLSGQFYGVGIQLGYKKDQIVVIAPISGMPAEKAGVKAEDYVLKITDKAKGIDEETYNININDAVEMIRGKEGTEVTLTLLHKDESEPYTVTIKREEIIVPSVEVAFGQVINGQFTTEATASGKLVADLKLSRFGELTDEQWDESVAKILEKGDEVGGIVLDIRNNPGGYMQGAVNLAAEFLPMNSVVVKQESSIESDKEFATKRLGRLLTTPLVVLMNGGSASASEILAGALRDQDRAKLIGTTSFGKGIIQSSGDFADGAGLHITIARWLTPKGTWVHEKGLEPDITIELDKKQPTVDVQLAKAAKEVLK